A region from the Streptomyces lydicus genome encodes:
- a CDS encoding urea carboxylase-associated family protein, producing MVTNEAAYQATKGGPLDVDKAFYDRVSGNSGGSGSSGGRRLVDSFTIPIRSGRAWEVPAGHLCRIVTVDGPQVGDFNVWNRHDPRERLWASRTRQLQRAHVSTYDRLWSTLPFLRPLLTVTGDTLADYGTDDTGGRVHDLLGTRCDPYVNRMLTGEDFDYHCHSNLVRAVLPYGLTEFDVHDVLNVFQCTGLNEDDQYFMKACPARPGDHFEFFAELDLLCALSTCPGGDLSVPLWGPDAGDPLEVCHPIGIEVYEVDDALLEGWTSPQPAAYRNLHGVTLPSWT from the coding sequence ATGGTCACCAACGAAGCCGCCTACCAGGCCACCAAGGGCGGCCCCCTCGATGTCGACAAGGCCTTCTACGACCGGGTCTCGGGCAACTCCGGTGGCTCGGGCAGCTCCGGCGGCCGCCGCCTGGTCGACAGTTTCACCATCCCGATTCGCTCCGGCCGCGCCTGGGAAGTTCCCGCAGGCCATCTGTGCCGCATCGTCACCGTGGACGGTCCGCAGGTCGGTGACTTCAACGTGTGGAACCGCCACGACCCGCGCGAACGCCTCTGGGCGTCCCGCACCCGTCAGCTGCAGCGCGCCCACGTCAGCACCTACGACCGCCTGTGGTCCACCCTCCCCTTCCTGCGCCCGCTGCTGACCGTCACCGGTGACACGCTCGCCGACTACGGCACCGACGACACGGGCGGCAGGGTGCACGACCTGCTGGGCACCCGCTGCGACCCGTACGTCAACCGCATGCTCACCGGCGAGGACTTCGACTACCACTGCCACTCGAACCTGGTCCGCGCCGTCCTGCCGTACGGGCTCACGGAGTTCGACGTGCACGACGTCCTCAACGTCTTCCAGTGCACCGGACTCAACGAGGACGACCAGTACTTCATGAAGGCCTGCCCCGCCCGGCCCGGCGACCACTTCGAGTTCTTCGCCGAACTCGACCTGCTGTGTGCGCTGTCCACCTGCCCGGGCGGCGACCTGTCCGTGCCGCTGTGGGGGCCGGACGCGGGCGACCCGCTGGAGGTGTGCCACCCGATCGGCATCGAGGTCTACGAGGTCGATGATGCTCTCCTCGAAGGCTGGACCTCCCCCCAGCCGGCCGCCTACCGCAATCTGCACGGGGTGACCCTGCCCAGCTGGACATAG